A stretch of Salvelinus alpinus chromosome 4, SLU_Salpinus.1, whole genome shotgun sequence DNA encodes these proteins:
- the LOC139574497 gene encoding chloride intracellular channel protein 2-like produces MAQRQNSDKDPTIELFIKAGHDGENMGNCPFCQRLFMVLWLKGVKFTVTTVDMRKKPAELKDLAPGTNPPFLLYNGTLKTDFIKIEEFLEQTLAPPRYPHLSPLSKESFDVGADIFAKFSAFIKNSPANSTFHEKALLREFKRLDLYLTSPVPEEINQNSRENILVSKRKFLDGNHLTLADCNLLPKLHVIKIAAKKYCDFDIPVQFTGVWRYLNNAYEREEFSQTCPANIEIEKAYLDVANKRL; encoded by the exons ATGGCTCAGCGACAGAACTCCGACAAAGACCCGACTATTGAACTCTTCATAAAG GCTGGCCACGATGGAGAGAACATGGGCAACTGCCCCTTCTGCCAGAGGCTCTTCATGGTCCTGTGGCTAAAAGGAGTCAAGTTCACCGTGACAACCGTCGACATGAGGAA AAAACCAGCAGAGCTGAAGGATTTGGCACCTGGGACCAACCCTCCGTTCCTCCTGTACAACGGCACCCTCAAGACGGACTTTATCAAGATCGAGGAGTTTCTGGAACAGACATTGGCCCCTCCCAG GTATCCACACCTTAGCCCACTCAGCAAAGAGTCCTTTGACGTGGGCGCTGACATTTTCGCCAAGTTTTCTGCTTTCATCAAGAATAGCCCAGCCAACAGTACTT TCCATGAGAAGGCGCTGCTGCGGGAGTTCAAGCGTCTGGATCTCTACCTGACCTCCCCCGTCCCTGAAGAGATTAACCAAAACTCCAGAGAAAACATCCTTGTCTCCAAGAGGAAGTTCCTGGATGGCAACCATCTCACCCTGGCAGACTGCAACCTGCTGCCCAAGCTGCATGTCATCAAG ATTGCTGCCAAGAAGTACTGTGACTTTGACATCCCGGTCCAGTTCACTGGTGTATGGAGGTACCTGAACAATGCCTACGAGAGGGAGGAGttcagtcagacctgccctgccAACATTGAGATCGAGAAGGCTTACCTGGACGTAGCCAATAAGAGGCTGTAA
- the LOC139574499 gene encoding uncharacterized protein, whose amino-acid sequence MATRAAYFSPSEAQILMEAYEEVKDIIKKKGNTATVIKQREKAWQSIADRLNALNMNGPKRTWQQVKIKYKNILQNAVKKNTHRQGTGGGSPKADLTPAEDMALELNKGRPVLEGIPGGKETSIGSSQDATRFIQVSGSTVFLLEPPAQAPDDADPGEGPSAAATAHDGDDDEEETISLDSRRHEDPDAIQWENQPGNIVRINKRTPHPAKFQLR is encoded by the exons atggcaactagagccgcgtacttttccccgtcggaagcacaaatcctcatggaggcatacgaggaggtaaaagatataattaagaagaaaggcaacaccgccacagtgataaagcaaagagaaaaagcgtggcaaagtattgcagaccgcctgaatgc attaaacatgaacgggccaaaacggacatggcagcaggtcaaaatcaaatacaagaacattctgcagaatg cagtgaaaaagaatacccacagacaaggcacgggtggtgggtcaccaaaggctgaccttaccccagcagaggacatggccttggagctaaataaaggcaggcccgtcttagaggggatccctggggggaaagagacgagcataggttcctcccaagatgccacccgcttcattcaag tgtctggcagcactgtgttcctgttagagccaccagcacaagcaccagacgatgctgatcca ggtgaaggccccagtgcagcagcaacagcacatgatggagacgatgatgaggaggagaccatctctctggattccagaaggcatgag gacccagatgctatacagtgggaaaaccagcctggcaacatagtgcgtattaataaaaggacaccacatcctgccaaattccagctgcgctaa
- the LOC139574504 gene encoding C1GALT1-specific chaperone 1-like, with protein MLSEGSSFMKGIALGGTFCLLLSLLGSFTPGMQSSPEDHHHHHHIKAPTKDELQSLSDSQMMELSQRVRVYCVIMVQPSVLVYWSTAKDTWGKHCDNAVFYSSESAKALEAVDLNEQDEWAKLRKALKHAYDNAGDLRWFFVARSTTFAIIENLKYLVLAKDPNEPFYIGHAMKSGELEYVEYQSGIVLSYEALKRLVNVFKDEDKCPERGRALWKLSEEKQLAICLKYTGVFAENGEDIQGKRLFNSKSVGSLIQDSMDKKNLDVVEGCCSDLAITFSGMSPNQMQVMMFGVYRLRPYGHNFHDSLIFLPPEGSDND; from the coding sequence ATGTTGTCGGAAGGCAGCTCCTTTATGAAGGGGATAGCCCTGGGAGGCACATTCTGCCTGTTGTTGTCCCTGTTGGGGAGCTTTACACCAGGCATGCAGTCCAGCCCAGaggaccaccaccaccaccaccacatcaaGGCTCCCACCAAGGACGAGCTACAGAGCCTGTCTGATTCCCAGATGATGGAGCTGAGCCAGAGAGTGCGAGTCTATTGCGTCATCATGGTTCAGCCTTCTGTCCTGGTGTATTGGTCCACAGCCAAGGACACCTGGGGTAAACACTGCGACAACGCCGTATTCTACAGCTCTGAGTCAGCCAAAGCTCTGGAAGCGGTGGACCTTAACGAACAGGACGAGTGGGCCAAGCTGCGCAAGGCCCTGAAGCACGCATATGACAATGCCGGCGACCTGCGCTGGTTCTTCGTGGCGCGGTCCACCACCTTCGCCATCATCGAGAACCTCAAGTACCTCGTTCTGGCAAAGGACCCCAACGAGCCCTTCTACATTGGCCATGCCATGAAATCGGGTGAACTGGAGTACGTGGAGTACCAGAGCGGCATCGTGCTGAGCTATGAGGCACTCAAGAGGCTGGTGAATGTGTTCAAGGACGAGGACAAGTGTCCGGAGCGAGGCAGAGCCCTGTGGAAGCTGAGCGAGGAGAAACAATTAGCTATATGTCTGAAGTACACCGGGGTCTTTGCAGAGAATGGCGAGGACATCCAGGGCAAGAGGCTGTTCAACAGTAAGAGTGTGGGTTCACTCATCCAAGACAGCATGGACAAAAAAAACTTGGACGTGGTGGAGGGCTGCTGCTCTGACTTAGCCATCACCTTCAGCGGAATGTCACCAAACCAGATGCAGGTCATGATGTTTGGAGTTTACAGACTACGCCCGTATGGGCACAACTTTCATGATTCCTTGATATTCCTGCCCCCTGAGGGCTCCGACAATGACTAA
- the LOC139574505 gene encoding malignant T-cell-amplified sequence 1-A, whose translation MFKKFDEKENVSNCIQLKTSVIKGIKNQLLDQFPDIESWLNHIMPKKDPVKIVRCHEHIEILTVNGELLFFRQREGPFYPTLRLLHKYPFILPHQQVDKGAIKFVLSGANIMCPGLTSPGAKLYPSASETVVAIMAEGKQHALCVGVMKMSAEDIEKVNKGVGVETVHYLNDGLWHMKTYK comes from the exons ATGTTTAAAAA ATTTGATGAGAAGGAAAATGTTTCCAACTGTATTCAGCTGAAGACCTCTGTAATCAAAGGCATCAAAAACCAGCTGTTGGACCAGTTTCCAGACATTGAGTCATGGCTCAACCATATCATGCCAAAAAAGGACCCTGTCAAAATAGTGCGATG CCATGAACACATTGAAATCTTGACGGTGAATGGAGAATTGCTCTTCTTCAGACAAAGAGAAGGACCGTTCTACCCAACCCTCCGACTGCTGCATAAGT ACCCCTTTATTCTTCCACACCAACAAGTAGACAAAGGGGCCATCAAGTTTGTCTTAAGTGGAGCCAATATCATGTGTCCTGGATTGACGTCCCCAGGCGCCAAACTCTACCCCTCTGCCTCAGAAACAGTAGTT GCCATAATGGCGGAGGGCAAGCAACATGCGCTTTGTGTCGGAGTCATGAAGATGTCTGCAGAAGACAT AGAGAAAGTCAACAAGGGAGTAGGAGTTGAAACTGTTCACTATCTTAATGATGGACTGTGGCACATGAAGACGTATAAGTGA